In Shouchella patagoniensis, the following are encoded in one genomic region:
- a CDS encoding alpha/beta hydrolase: MKMLALRRLKEFLDHLGEELSKIDRPLLVVQGQLDDELYQESATRIYEQAKSKEKQLLWYKESGHIITFDKEKDQVHEDVFRFLEELDWA; this comes from the coding sequence ATGAAGATGCTTGCTTTAAGAAGGTTAAAGGAATTTTTAGATCATTTAGGAGAAGAGCTGTCAAAAATTGATAGGCCGCTGTTAGTCGTGCAAGGCCAATTAGATGATGAGTTGTATCAAGAAAGCGCGACACGTATTTATGAACAAGCAAAGTCAAAGGAAAAACAACTGCTCTGGTACAAGGAATCGGGACATATTATTACGTTTGATAAGGAGAAAGATCAGGTACACGAAGATGTTTTCCGCTTTTTAGAAGAGCTAGATTGGGCTTAA
- a CDS encoding RNA polymerase alpha subunit C-terminal domain-containing protein, which yields MTKELRTCKKGHTYYKSSDCPTCPTCNKKNGPTSGFLSKLSAPARNALIHVEVTTLEELSRYIEKEILKLHGIGPASLPIFKQALAEKGLSFRK from the coding sequence GTGACAAAAGAATTGAGAACGTGTAAAAAAGGTCATACGTATTATAAAAGCTCGGATTGTCCAACTTGTCCTACTTGTAATAAAAAGAATGGACCGACAAGTGGATTTTTGTCAAAACTTTCAGCACCTGCAAGGAATGCGTTAATTCATGTAGAGGTAACAACCTTGGAGGAATTATCAAGGTATATAGAGAAAGAAATTTTGAAGCTTCACGGTATTGGTCCTGCTTCATTACCTATTTTTAAACAAGCATTAGCAGAAAAAGGTCTTTCATTTAGAAAATAA
- a CDS encoding GNAT family N-acetyltransferase: MTIREAKVEEVDQIIDIWYRSSVKAHQFIESTYWESQKNAMKEKYLPMSETYVVSLQHNMVGFLSMVEDYMAALFIDESFQGEGYGKEFVRFIKGCREKITLKVYKKNSKAVQFYKNHGFVVVDEFVDQNTLEQEYLMEWVKCDEEEAG, encoded by the coding sequence ATGACCATTAGAGAAGCTAAGGTGGAAGAAGTAGATCAAATAATTGATATATGGTATCGAAGTTCAGTGAAAGCCCATCAATTTATTGAAAGCACCTATTGGGAATCTCAAAAAAATGCAATGAAAGAAAAGTATCTTCCTATGTCTGAAACATATGTTGTCAGCCTTCAACATAACATGGTTGGTTTTCTTTCAATGGTAGAAGACTATATGGCTGCTCTGTTCATTGATGAGTCATTTCAAGGTGAGGGATATGGAAAAGAGTTTGTTCGTTTTATAAAAGGCTGCAGGGAGAAAATAACGCTTAAAGTGTATAAAAAGAATAGTAAAGCTGTTCAATTCTATAAAAACCACGGCTTTGTTGTGGTCGATGAGTTTGTTGATCAGAATACATTGGAGCAAGAATATTTGATGGAATGGGTCAAATGTGACGAGGAAGAAGCCGGGTAA
- a CDS encoding Msr family ABC-F type ribosomal protection protein produces MEQLTLELKDIKVSFLDKVVLNIKSLSVYQFDRIGIVGKNGEGKSTLLKVMKGEIQPIKGKVNQKVELGYFKQVDSPSSQEADYKVLSQLSVPDHYISELSGGEQTKLKLAQVFSHYYEGLLLDEPTTHLDADGVDFLIKELTYYYGSLIVVSHDRYLLDQVVTKIWEVERGKVTEYTGNYSDYVEQKELEKKQHLKKYQKYEKDRSRLLAAAGEKMKKAEKVTLANASMSKKETKTPANRMFMTKSKDTSQKAIQRSAKALEQRANQLEDVEAPEAEKVIRFQQPTTLQMHNKFPVMGEHVHLTVGKKTLLEEASFQFPLGKTIAIKGNNGSGKSTLLKHIVEQGDGIVLSPKVVFGSYCQHDYQFQRGKTVIGFMKEQSEYQESRIRSVLHAMAFTGNDLIKDVSELSGGEAIRLTLCQLFLGSYNVLILDEPTNFLDLHSMAALESFLSAYLGTVLLVSHDRAFVDRVADHVYEIDKKEMKQRY; encoded by the coding sequence ATGGAACAACTAACGTTAGAACTAAAAGACATTAAGGTCTCGTTTTTAGACAAAGTGGTATTAAATATAAAAAGCTTATCGGTTTATCAATTTGATCGAATTGGGATTGTTGGAAAGAATGGTGAAGGGAAAAGTACGTTGTTAAAAGTGATGAAAGGAGAAATTCAACCGATTAAAGGGAAGGTTAATCAGAAAGTTGAACTTGGGTATTTCAAACAAGTTGATTCCCCTTCGAGTCAAGAAGCTGATTATAAAGTGCTTAGTCAACTATCAGTACCTGACCATTATATTAGTGAGCTAAGTGGGGGTGAACAGACGAAGTTAAAATTGGCTCAAGTGTTTTCTCATTACTACGAAGGTCTGCTTCTTGATGAACCGACAACCCACCTTGATGCGGACGGAGTTGATTTTTTGATTAAGGAGTTAACGTACTACTATGGTTCTTTAATCGTTGTAAGTCATGACCGCTATCTACTTGATCAGGTGGTGACAAAAATATGGGAAGTAGAGCGCGGAAAGGTGACTGAGTACACGGGGAATTATTCTGACTATGTGGAACAGAAAGAGCTAGAGAAAAAGCAGCACTTGAAGAAGTACCAGAAGTACGAAAAAGATAGAAGTCGATTGCTTGCTGCTGCGGGAGAAAAAATGAAAAAAGCAGAGAAAGTGACTCTAGCAAATGCGTCAATGTCTAAAAAAGAAACAAAAACCCCGGCCAATCGGATGTTTATGACGAAATCAAAAGACACAAGTCAGAAAGCCATTCAACGGTCTGCAAAGGCATTGGAACAAAGAGCAAATCAATTAGAAGATGTAGAAGCTCCTGAAGCAGAAAAAGTGATTCGTTTTCAACAACCCACTACACTGCAAATGCATAACAAGTTTCCTGTTATGGGAGAGCATGTGCATCTTACAGTTGGTAAAAAGACTCTATTAGAAGAGGCGAGCTTTCAATTTCCTCTTGGCAAAACAATTGCCATAAAAGGGAATAACGGTTCAGGGAAATCAACATTGCTGAAGCATATTGTTGAGCAAGGTGATGGAATTGTGTTATCTCCAAAAGTGGTTTTTGGTTCGTATTGTCAACATGATTATCAATTCCAACGAGGAAAGACCGTAATAGGGTTTATGAAAGAGCAAAGTGAATATCAGGAAAGTAGAATTCGCTCTGTTCTTCATGCGATGGCGTTTACAGGAAATGATTTAATAAAAGATGTAAGTGAATTGAGTGGGGGTGAAGCGATCAGACTTACTCTCTGCCAGCTTTTTCTAGGTAGTTACAATGTGCTTATACTTGATGAACCAACCAATTTTCTTGATTTACACAGTATGGCAGCATTAGAATCTTTTCTCTCCGCTTATTTAGGCACTGTCCTACTTGTAAGCCATGACCGAGCTTTCGTTGATCGTGTAGCTGATCATGTCTATGAAATTGATAAGAAAGAGATGAAGCAAAGGTATTAA